Sequence from the Rhizobium sp. TH2 genome:
GCAGCTTGTCGGCGATCGGGTCGAGCATCTTGCCGATATTCGAAGTCTGGTTCCAGATTCGTGCGAGATAGCCGTCGAGATAATCGGTGATCGAGGCGACCGCGAAAAGGCCGAGCGCGGTCCACCGGGCGAAATCCGTACTTTGCAGCCGGCCCTCGACGAAGAAGCACAGGACGATGAGCGGAACGGCCAGGATGCGGCCATAGGTCAGCATATTCGGAATATTCAATGCGCGTTTCGCCATGATCACCGCTTCAGACTCGTGGGATGCACCAAGAAGAAGGCTTTGCCGCCAAAAGGTCAAGCCGGTGCGCCCGCTAAATCCCTTGGATGTCAATGCTTTCGTCCCCCGCTGTGTCGGAAAATAGGCAGCTACGGACCGCCATTCAAATTTATTCGGAAGAAAATGAAAAAAATTCGGGGATTGTTCCCGGCGTAACATCGTGTGCCCCGGGTCGCAGGCATTTTAGGCTCAACGAGAGGGCCTGAAAAACCTTCGACACCACAAAGGGTTAGACGACAATGTTGATGAATCGCGCCGATATCAGCGGCCACGAAAACCTGTTGCCGCAAATCAGGCAACATGCCGAAATGAGCGTGGAATTCCATGGCAGGCACCGCCGGTTCCTGCGCTTCGTGGATACGCACCAGAAGTGGCTGCTGCTGCACCTGATCGCCGACACCTGCGGCCATCCCGAAAACGCCGGCAGCATGCACGGCGCTGCAGCCAATTGGATCTGCGACCGTGCCTCCGAACTCGGCGTCGCCAGCCGCAACACCTCGCTCGCCTTCTTCAACCAACTGGTCGCCTATGGCTATCTCACCAAGAAGGAATGCCGCGGCGACAGGCGCATCCGTCTGATCTCGCTTTCCGAAGGCGCAGAGGCCGTGATGCTGGACTGGACGCGGCTGGTCGTTGAGTCCGCTACCGGCGAGGATACCGGCTCGCTTGGCGAAGAGTGCCTGCGCCGCATGTATCTCGACATCGCCGCAAGCCTGCTCGCCGACGGCAAATGGATGAAGCCGCCCATCGATGTGAGCCTGACCCAGGATATGCGCGGCGGCTGGCTGGTCATGAGCGACATTCTGCGCCACCTGCCGGTCGAAGCCACCGGCGAGGCCTGGGTTCCGGCGCGGGACCTGAATATTCCGCGCATGAGCCGGTATTTCGGCCTGTCGCGCAGCACGCTCTACCGGCTGGTGCGCCTCTCGGTCGAGGCGGGAACCATGGCATGGGAGGAGAAGGGCGCGATTTCCATGCTCTCGATCAACCTCTACCACCTGCGCCAGTTTTGCCGCTGGATCGGCCGCCTGCATGACGCGGCAGCGGATGCCCACGCTAGGCATGCAAGCGGTGCTGACGCCGACCCATCTAGCTTCGATATCCCAGCTTTGGGCGAGATAGCTTATCCCGCAAGCCGGTCGGATGCCGTCTCCTGCCGGTGAACAATCATCGATGAAATTTCGTGGCCGGACGCGGCCGGAATTAGAACTCTCTCAACAGGTTATGGCTAGATTCGAATCAGGTCCGGAAATTCCGGCCGGTTGCCGCAAGGGGCGCGGCTGGAGAAGGTCGATGAAACTGCCGGCACTGGCATTCGGATTGCTCGCTTCGTTTGCGGCGGGGCCATCGCTCGCCGGCGAAGATCTGGCTTATGACCGGTTTTTCATGATGCCCAACGTCTCGACGCTTGGCGCCGGTATCGAGGCCGGTTACCGCTGGAACGACAACTGGCAGGTCCGCGCCGGCATCAACGGATTTGCCACATCCTATGTCTACCATGACCGCAAGTCGGACCTGCCTTCGACGCTGACCCTGCTCAATGGCGGCGTCACCGTGGATTATTTCCCCTTCGCCGGCGATTTCTACCTATCGGGCGGCGTGCGCCTCTCGGCCAACAAGATCGAGGGCAAGGTCAAGAACATGGAAGCGAAGATGGGCGGCTCCACTGTCACCATCGACGACCCCCTGACCGACTTCACCGTCCGCCAGAATGTCATCCAGCCCTATATCGGCGCCGGATATTCCGTGCCGATCAACGAGCGGGTGTCGTTGAATTTCGACCTCGGCGCGCTCTATGCCGGCACGCCTTCGCTCAGCTACAATTCCCGCGCCACCGAACTCGGCTTCACCCGCGACCAGATTCGCGACCAGGCGGAGCGTGCGAGAAACCGGATTGCGCCGTTCAGGGTGTATCCGGTGGTGCAGGTGGGGCTGAAGATCAGCTTCTAACGGATTTTATCGACTCAAGCCGGTTTTTGAGGGGTCGAAACCAAAATACTTGCTCCACATCGCCGGAAATCAACTCGCTCTCTTGCCAGCGACATCACTCTGTGCCCAAATCAACACTGGCAGGAACTGCACTGTTCGGAGGGGACAGGTGATGCTTTCAGTCATTGGCTCGGGCTTCGGCAGAACGGGTACGCGCTCACTCAAGGAAGCGCTGGAAACACTCGGTTTTGCAACATGCCACCATATGGAGGAGGTCTTCGAAAATCCTCCTCAGGTTCCATACTGGCAATCAGTCGCTAGTGGCGAGCCCGTCGATTGGCACGACGTCTTTGCCAATTATCGGGCTCAGGTAGATTGGCCAGGCGCGCATGTCTGGCGCGAGCTGTCCGTCGCATTTCCCGACGCCAAGGTCGTGCACAGCGTCCGCCCCGACGACGCATGGTGGAACAGCTTCTCCAGCACGATCGGCAAGCTCCTTTCGATCCACGAAGGGCTGGATGTCCCGCCACATGTCCGTGACATGCTGAATGCGGCTTACGAGATCATCGGCAAGCAGACCTTTGCCGAACAGTTTGGCGACAGGGACAAGGCGCTGGCCGCCTTTCATCGCCGCACGGCGGATGTCCGCGCAGCCATTCCAGCGGACCGGCTGCTCGTCTTCGACGTCTCCGAGGGTTGGGCACCACTTTGCACTTTCCTCAGCGTCGATATCCCGGATGGTCCGTTCCCCCGCCGCAACGGTCTGGCGGAATTTTGGGTCGGTCTCGGCGGCGTGCCGGCCTGATCCGAGGGCCGTTCCTAACGCCGTGGCAACTCGCCAATTACAGCCCGGCACCTCGAAACCCTGTGAATAGCGGGCAGGCTTCGGCCGCTCTCAACACTTTTTGACAGTTCTAGGGACGCGTCAAGCACCGCCTCTGAGCCCTTGAGCCAGAGACGGCGCAGCTTTTTCAGCAAATGAACCGGTTAGCCGGCAGGCGATCAGAAGATCTCCGCCACCGGCTGGCCGAGAGCCATCGCACCGGCATATCGCGCCTGAGGTCCCGATTGAAGCGGATGAAAGCGTGCACCTTGCACATCGCGGAAGCGCCGCTCCAGTCCGTTGGCCCGATAGAACCCGGCCCCGCCGGCGAGTTCCATCGCAAACTCCGTCGCCTCGATCGCATGGCGGGCGACGAGGGAGCGACCGATCATCACTTCATTCACGCTCTCCGCAGACGGCGCATTGCGGGCGACGATATCGAGCATCCAGCGGTGTGCGAGTTGTGCGGCGCGGAGCGAGGTATCCATCCGCCCGGCGAGGCTGGTGGCGTGATCGCTGGCGGGCTTCTTCCTGGCAAGATCGATGGCGATGTCG
This genomic interval carries:
- a CDS encoding sulfotransferase family protein: MLSVIGSGFGRTGTRSLKEALETLGFATCHHMEEVFENPPQVPYWQSVASGEPVDWHDVFANYRAQVDWPGAHVWRELSVAFPDAKVVHSVRPDDAWWNSFSSTIGKLLSIHEGLDVPPHVRDMLNAAYEIIGKQTFAEQFGDRDKALAAFHRRTADVRAAIPADRLLVFDVSEGWAPLCTFLSVDIPDGPFPRRNGLAEFWVGLGGVPA
- a CDS encoding outer membrane protein, coding for MKLPALAFGLLASFAAGPSLAGEDLAYDRFFMMPNVSTLGAGIEAGYRWNDNWQVRAGINGFATSYVYHDRKSDLPSTLTLLNGGVTVDYFPFAGDFYLSGGVRLSANKIEGKVKNMEAKMGGSTVTIDDPLTDFTVRQNVIQPYIGAGYSVPINERVSLNFDLGALYAGTPSLSYNSRATELGFTRDQIRDQAERARNRIAPFRVYPVVQVGLKISF